In one window of Pseudobdellovibrionaceae bacterium DNA:
- a CDS encoding prolipoprotein diacylglyceryl transferase: MNNTASAYLHQLQPFAIQFTESIGIRWYGLAYLSGFALSYLVILWVVRQGRSPMRRDDIVDFVTMVAIGTMIGGRLGYCVFYAPDLFLKFSSDFPFWGVLEVHKGGMASHGGILGVIVSSSLYAYRRGFSPFHAMDLTVFGGSLGIFFGRLANFVNGELFGRICEEACRFGVKFPQEVYLWYRLALEGKNLEGDPLVKLKSLGEAVSALGRIQLNGKTYDSISPGLWQSWVDSFGANSSKISAALGSLVDAVQMHNAQVVAAIEPVLSVRYPSQLYQALMEGLGVFVVLALIWMKPRKVGVVSAWFGILYALARIVGEAYRLPDAEIGYQFLGLTRGQILSIVMLAMVFVYFIYVVRRSGSKVGGWGVRKNTSVIDETEASKGAR, translated from the coding sequence ATGAATAATACAGCATCGGCCTATTTGCATCAACTACAGCCCTTTGCCATTCAATTCACAGAAAGTATCGGCATTCGCTGGTATGGATTGGCCTATTTGTCGGGATTTGCCTTGAGCTACCTTGTGATTTTGTGGGTGGTTCGCCAGGGGCGCTCCCCCATGCGGCGGGATGACATTGTTGATTTTGTCACCATGGTGGCCATTGGCACCATGATCGGCGGTCGTCTGGGATATTGTGTGTTTTACGCTCCAGATTTATTCTTGAAGTTTTCTTCCGACTTCCCGTTTTGGGGTGTGCTTGAAGTTCATAAAGGGGGCATGGCCAGTCATGGGGGCATTCTTGGGGTGATTGTGTCTTCGTCACTATATGCTTATCGTCGGGGTTTTTCACCCTTTCACGCCATGGATCTGACGGTATTTGGTGGGTCTTTGGGGATATTTTTTGGTCGGCTTGCGAACTTTGTTAATGGCGAGCTTTTTGGTCGCATTTGCGAAGAGGCTTGTCGCTTTGGCGTTAAGTTTCCGCAAGAAGTTTATTTGTGGTATCGGCTGGCACTGGAGGGCAAAAATCTTGAGGGTGACCCCTTGGTGAAGCTGAAATCTCTAGGTGAAGCTGTGAGCGCATTGGGGCGAATTCAGCTGAACGGAAAGACCTATGATTCAATTAGCCCGGGCTTGTGGCAGTCTTGGGTCGACAGTTTCGGAGCCAACAGCAGCAAAATTTCAGCGGCATTGGGAAGTTTGGTGGATGCTGTGCAGATGCATAATGCCCAGGTGGTGGCGGCCATTGAACCTGTGTTGAGTGTTCGTTATCCGTCTCAGTTGTATCAGGCCCTGATGGAGGGGCTTGGTGTTTTTGTTGTTTTAGCTTTGATTTGGATGAAGCCACGCAAGGTCGGGGTGGTCTCAGCGTGGTTTGGAATTTTATATGCTTTAGCTCGCATTGTTGGCGAAGCCTATCGATTGCCCGATGCTGAAATTGGTTATCAGTTTTTAGGGCTCACCAGAGGGCAAATCCTCAGTATTGTCATGTTAGCCATGGTGTTTGTCTATTTCATCTACGTGGTGCGAAGATCAGGGTCTAAAGTAGGTGGGTGGGGCGTGCGAAAAAACACTTCGGTTATTGATGAAACAGAAGCGAGCAAAGGGGCTCGTTAA
- the hemB gene encoding porphobilinogen synthase, whose product MSGVHIRPRRLRRSEAIRGFVRETHLDVSNLVLPQFILPGKHERQPITSMPDFYRLSVDHAVTQAKEAYGLGLRGVALFPVLPQNKKDATGSESKNPQGLIPTAVKAIKDAVPEMLVITDVALDPYSSEGHDGLVREGEILNDESLEILAEMAIAQAASGADLVAPSDMMDGRIGYIRSALDQTGHRQTGVLSYAAKYASGFYGPFREALDSAPKFGDKKTYQMDPANLSEALREAELDVQQGADILMVKPGLPYLDVIASLYQHFSLPIAAYQVSGEYSMIMAAARNGWLDEKTTAVESLLALRRAGSQMIFTYFALKAANWLQK is encoded by the coding sequence ATGAGTGGCGTACACATAAGACCACGACGCCTGCGCCGATCTGAGGCCATAAGAGGGTTTGTTCGCGAAACTCATCTTGATGTTTCAAACCTCGTGTTGCCTCAATTTATTTTGCCCGGAAAACACGAACGCCAGCCCATCACAAGCATGCCTGATTTTTATCGCTTAAGTGTGGACCATGCCGTAACCCAAGCTAAAGAAGCCTATGGCCTAGGCCTTAGAGGTGTGGCTTTATTTCCGGTACTGCCTCAAAATAAAAAAGACGCCACTGGAAGTGAAAGCAAAAACCCACAGGGACTCATTCCCACAGCGGTAAAAGCCATCAAGGACGCCGTTCCTGAGATGCTGGTGATCACGGATGTGGCCCTTGATCCTTACTCGTCAGAGGGACATGACGGTTTGGTTCGAGAGGGTGAGATTTTAAACGATGAATCTCTTGAGATTTTGGCCGAGATGGCTATTGCGCAAGCGGCATCTGGCGCGGATTTAGTGGCCCCTTCTGACATGATGGATGGGCGCATAGGCTATATACGAAGTGCCCTTGATCAAACGGGCCACCGCCAGACCGGAGTGCTCTCCTATGCCGCTAAATACGCCTCTGGATTTTATGGGCCCTTTCGCGAGGCCTTGGACTCGGCCCCTAAGTTTGGTGATAAAAAAACCTATCAAATGGACCCTGCAAACCTAAGTGAAGCCTTAAGAGAGGCCGAACTTGATGTGCAGCAAGGGGCTGACATTTTGATGGTCAAACCCGGTCTGCCCTATCTGGATGTGATTGCTTCCTTATACCAGCACTTTTCACTACCCATAGCCGCTTACCAAGTCAGTGGTGAATACTCGATGATTATGGCTGCGGCTAGAAACGGCTGGCTAGATGAGAAAACCACGGCCGTTGAGAGTTTACTGGCACTGAGACGCGCTGGAAGTCAGATGATCTTTACTTACTTTGCATTGAAGGCCGCAAACTGGCTTCAAAAATAA
- a CDS encoding ribonucleotide-diphosphate reductase subunit beta, protein MLLNPGFDLTLRPMKYPVFYEMYKDAIKNTWTVEEVDFSSDVVDLNSKISEPERFLIQRLVAFFATGDSIVSNNLVLNLYKHVNSPEGRLYLSRQLYEEALHVQFYLTLLDTYIPDMKEREQAFAAVETIPSIKKKADFSFKWMDSVQNLDRIETREQRRQFLMNMMCFACCIEGLFFFAAFAYVYYLRSKGLLSGLATGTNWVFRDESAHINFAMKVIDIAKKEEPELFDDRMKDMVKVMLNEAIECELAFAEDVLAQGLAGLSLKDMKTYLQYIADLRLERLGIEPQYNVKNPFDFMELQDTQELANFFERRVSAYQVSVSGDVSFDESF, encoded by the coding sequence ATGCTTTTAAATCCTGGCTTTGACTTAACATTGCGACCCATGAAGTACCCTGTATTTTATGAAATGTACAAAGATGCCATTAAAAACACTTGGACGGTGGAAGAAGTGGATTTTAGTTCAGACGTTGTGGATTTAAACTCAAAAATCTCTGAACCTGAGCGTTTTTTGATTCAGCGGCTTGTGGCATTTTTTGCTACCGGTGATTCTATTGTGAGTAACAACTTGGTGCTAAATCTTTACAAGCACGTGAACTCACCCGAGGGCCGATTGTATCTTTCTCGTCAGCTCTATGAAGAGGCTCTGCACGTTCAGTTCTATCTGACTCTGCTTGATACTTATATCCCAGACATGAAAGAGCGCGAGCAGGCGTTTGCTGCTGTGGAGACTATTCCCTCCATTAAGAAAAAAGCCGACTTTAGTTTTAAGTGGATGGATTCTGTTCAAAACCTTGATCGCATCGAGACTCGCGAGCAACGCCGACAGTTTTTAATGAACATGATGTGCTTTGCTTGCTGTATTGAAGGCCTTTTCTTCTTTGCCGCCTTTGCTTATGTGTATTATCTGCGCTCTAAAGGATTATTAAGTGGACTTGCCACTGGCACCAATTGGGTGTTCCGCGATGAAAGTGCTCATATTAATTTTGCAATGAAAGTCATTGATATTGCTAAAAAAGAGGAGCCTGAGCTATTTGACGACCGCATGAAGGATATGGTCAAAGTGATGCTCAATGAAGCCATTGAATGTGAGCTGGCCTTTGCCGAAGATGTGCTTGCTCAAGGGCTTGCTGGCTTAAGCTTAAAAGATATGAAAACTTATTTGCAGTATATCGCAGACCTCCGCCTAGAAAGACTGGGCATTGAGCCGCAATACAACGTGAAGAACCCTTTTGATTTTATGGAGCTGCAAGACACACAAGAGCTTGCTAACTTTTTTGAGCGCCGGGTTTCAGCTTATCAAGTGAGCGTTTCAGGTGATGTGAGTTTTGACGAAAGCTTCTAA
- the maf gene encoding septum formation protein Maf — MKIILASTSKYRRAQLESLGLTFSCKAPDVDEGAFKKEASSPKQLCELLARLKAESVAKNHPHDFVIGSDQLVDFNGEILGKPGTKQAAVEQLLKLSGHTHHLLTSLCVKIRDEVSIYTETTKLKMRTWNEEEIKNYVDKDSPVDCAGAYKLESMGRMLFESIDSKDHSAIVGLPLMALTEIMLQFKVPLPFQHQPRTPL, encoded by the coding sequence ATGAAAATCATTCTGGCAAGCACCTCGAAATATCGCAGAGCTCAACTTGAAAGCCTGGGCCTCACCTTTTCTTGTAAAGCCCCTGATGTGGACGAAGGCGCCTTTAAGAAAGAGGCCTCAAGCCCCAAACAACTTTGTGAGCTTTTAGCGAGGCTGAAGGCTGAAAGTGTTGCTAAAAATCACCCCCACGACTTTGTCATAGGCAGTGATCAGCTTGTGGATTTTAATGGAGAAATTTTAGGAAAACCCGGCACCAAACAAGCCGCCGTAGAACAACTTCTCAAACTGAGTGGTCACACTCACCACCTTCTCACCAGTCTTTGCGTGAAAATTCGGGATGAGGTTTCTATTTATACAGAAACCACAAAGCTTAAAATGCGAACGTGGAACGAAGAAGAGATCAAAAACTACGTCGACAAAGACTCGCCCGTTGATTGTGCCGGCGCCTACAAACTCGAATCCATGGGGCGTATGCTTTTTGAATCCATTGATTCTAAAGACCATTCGGCTATTGTGGGCCTGCCGCTGATGGCACTCACAGAAATTATGTTACAATTCAAAGTCCCGCTCCCCTTTCAACATCAACCAAGGACGCCCCTATGA
- a CDS encoding two pore domain potassium channel family protein, whose product MYFAIVGNVIMGSSIFMFHRHELGVNPHVNSWFDSLWWALSTVTTVGYGDIVPVTTEGRIIGMVLMILGVVFFVGFTAISATVLIDRIHFSSTDSAKMLTETENFLERLNAFEQKLDALDKKVDRFNGQG is encoded by the coding sequence ATGTACTTTGCCATCGTGGGCAACGTGATTATGGGGTCCTCGATTTTTATGTTTCACCGACACGAGCTCGGAGTGAATCCCCATGTGAACTCCTGGTTTGACTCGCTTTGGTGGGCCTTAAGCACCGTGACCACAGTGGGCTATGGCGACATTGTGCCGGTCACCACCGAAGGACGCATTATCGGAATGGTCTTGATGATCCTCGGCGTGGTGTTTTTCGTTGGATTCACAGCCATTTCTGCCACTGTCTTGATTGACCGCATTCATTTTTCATCTACGGATTCAGCTAAAATGCTGACGGAGACAGAAAATTTCTTAGAACGACTCAATGCTTTTGAACAAAAACTCGATGCCCTAGATAAAAAGGTCGATCGGTTCAATGGTCAGGGTTAA
- a CDS encoding ribonucleoside-diphosphate reductase subunit alpha yields MEIQPESQQSIINTPHVDTTPETAITATDTIDTDEGTPIVMRVKKRDGTLEPVNVNKIVNVNIACSTGLGHVDPMRVATKVISGLYDGASTKELDQLCIQTASLLIGEEPEYSKLAARLLARYIDEEVANEHVMNFYQSVTHGYKAGLISKEKYEFVKEHKEALNIIIDDTRTRKFEYFGLRTLYDRYLLKDPQSRNVIESPQYFFLRVACGLANTFEEAKEFYELISSLDYLASSPTLFNSATLRPQLSSCYLLDSPLDDLTSIYQKYMDVAKLSKYAGGIGLSFTRVRSRGSLIKGTNGHSNGLVPWLKTLDSSVAAVNQGGRRKGAACVYLETWHADIEEFLQLRDNTGDEAQRTHNLNLANWVPDLFMRRVEGDDMWSLFDPKELPELTDLYGDDFERAYMQAEKDGRFKKQVKARDLYSRMMKTLAQTGNGWMTFKDHSNRKSNQTKDPGNVIHLSNLCTEILEITNDRETAVCNLGSVNLSNHFVGGAFDFDKLARTVRTAVKYLDRVVDINFYPIDSAGYSNNKWRPVGLGLMGLQDVFFKMGIPFDSPEAKRLSAKISEEIYYTALKTSCELAEKFGPHETFAQTRAAEGELQFDSWGVVPEDMERWEKLRRKIKKIGLRNSLMIAIAPTATIASISGVYEAIEPQVSNLFKRETLSGEFIQINKYLVAELKKRNLWTEEIRNKVKAAEGSIQDVAEIPADVKNVFRTVWEIPQKELINMAADRGAFVDQSQSLNLFMETPTIGKLSSMYMYAWKKGVKTTYYLRSRPATRISKVTTKAESPEKKQYTDEEALACSLENPEICEACQ; encoded by the coding sequence ATGGAAATACAACCAGAATCACAACAAAGCATTATCAACACGCCTCACGTGGATACAACTCCTGAAACGGCTATCACTGCGACGGATACGATTGATACAGACGAGGGCACTCCCATAGTTATGCGCGTGAAAAAGCGTGATGGCACGCTCGAGCCGGTTAACGTGAACAAAATCGTCAACGTCAATATCGCCTGTTCAACAGGCTTGGGACACGTCGATCCTATGCGCGTAGCCACTAAAGTCATCAGTGGTCTTTATGATGGAGCTTCCACGAAAGAGCTTGATCAATTATGCATTCAAACAGCCTCACTGCTGATTGGAGAAGAGCCCGAGTACTCCAAACTGGCTGCTCGTCTTTTAGCTCGATATATCGACGAAGAAGTGGCCAACGAACATGTTATGAACTTTTACCAATCAGTCACGCACGGCTACAAAGCTGGCTTGATCTCAAAAGAGAAGTACGAGTTTGTAAAAGAACACAAAGAAGCCCTCAATATTATTATCGATGACACTCGCACAAGAAAATTCGAATACTTTGGCCTTCGAACGCTTTACGATCGCTATCTTCTAAAAGATCCGCAATCTCGAAACGTCATTGAATCACCCCAATACTTTTTTCTGCGCGTGGCTTGCGGCCTAGCTAACACTTTTGAAGAAGCCAAAGAATTTTACGAACTCATCTCAAGCTTAGACTATCTGGCCAGCTCACCCACTCTCTTTAACTCGGCCACATTAAGACCTCAGCTGTCTTCTTGCTATTTATTGGACTCACCTTTAGATGACCTCACATCCATATACCAAAAATATATGGATGTGGCGAAGCTCTCCAAATACGCCGGAGGCATTGGCCTTTCGTTCACGCGAGTACGATCGCGAGGCTCTCTCATTAAAGGGACAAATGGCCACTCTAATGGCCTAGTACCTTGGTTAAAAACTTTGGACTCCTCAGTGGCCGCAGTCAATCAAGGTGGTCGACGAAAGGGTGCCGCCTGTGTGTACCTTGAAACTTGGCATGCCGACATTGAAGAGTTCTTACAACTAAGAGACAACACCGGCGATGAGGCTCAACGCACGCACAATTTAAACTTGGCCAACTGGGTTCCTGACTTATTTATGCGCCGAGTGGAAGGTGACGACATGTGGTCTTTGTTTGACCCCAAAGAGTTGCCCGAGCTCACCGACTTGTATGGCGATGATTTTGAGCGGGCTTACATGCAGGCCGAAAAAGACGGACGCTTTAAAAAACAAGTAAAAGCCCGCGATCTTTACAGTCGCATGATGAAAACCTTAGCACAAACGGGTAACGGCTGGATGACGTTTAAAGACCATTCCAACCGAAAGAGCAATCAAACCAAAGACCCCGGAAATGTTATTCACCTCTCTAACTTGTGCACTGAAATTCTTGAAATCACTAATGATAGAGAAACGGCCGTGTGCAACTTAGGATCTGTGAACCTAAGCAATCACTTCGTGGGTGGCGCTTTTGACTTTGATAAACTCGCTCGCACCGTCCGCACTGCGGTTAAGTATTTAGACCGCGTGGTGGATATTAACTTCTACCCCATAGATTCTGCCGGTTACTCTAATAACAAGTGGCGACCTGTGGGCTTGGGGCTAATGGGTCTACAAGACGTGTTTTTTAAAATGGGCATACCTTTTGACAGCCCAGAGGCGAAAAGACTTTCTGCTAAAATTTCAGAAGAAATTTATTACACCGCTCTTAAAACCTCTTGTGAGTTGGCCGAAAAATTCGGCCCCCACGAGACTTTTGCTCAAACCCGAGCCGCTGAAGGGGAACTGCAGTTTGATAGCTGGGGTGTGGTGCCAGAAGATATGGAGCGCTGGGAGAAGTTGCGTCGAAAGATCAAAAAGATTGGTCTTCGCAACTCTCTAATGATTGCCATAGCACCCACGGCAACCATCGCCTCCATCAGTGGCGTGTACGAAGCCATTGAGCCGCAAGTATCTAATCTATTCAAACGCGAGACTCTCTCGGGTGAATTTATCCAGATTAACAAGTACCTAGTGGCTGAACTTAAAAAGCGAAACCTTTGGACGGAAGAAATAAGAAACAAGGTGAAGGCCGCTGAGGGCTCCATACAAGATGTTGCAGAGATTCCTGCAGACGTGAAGAATGTTTTTCGCACTGTTTGGGAGATCCCACAAAAAGAACTTATTAACATGGCTGCGGATCGCGGAGCTTTTGTAGACCAAAGCCAATCGCTTAATCTTTTTATGGAGACACCAACTATTGGCAAGCTCTCAAGTATGTATATGTATGCTTGGAAAAAGGGAGTGAAGACCACTTATTATTTAAGATCTCGGCCTGCCACGCGCATATCTAAGGTGACGACAAAAGCAGAGAGCCCAGAAAAGAAACAATACACCGACGAAGAAGCGTTAGCTTGTTCGCTGGAAAACCCTGAGATTTGCGAGGCTTGCCAGTAG
- the acs gene encoding acetate--CoA ligase: MTHDRPSHFPVPKSWQSTALVTETAYRSLYQKSLASPDSFWAEQAQRIDWIKPWSRVSQWSFDKPVNVQWFLDAKLNASVNCVDRHLAQHSERIAYIWEPENPEKASQQITFKQLSERVNQTANALRELGVKKGDRVTLYMPMIPETFYTLLACARIGAVHSVVFAGFSPEALAGRINNCQSDFVVTADHGYRAGQLLPLKENVDLALKNCPQVRHVLVVKRSNQDVSFTDKKDQWYHEVVARQTTHCPPEPMDAEDPLFILYTSGSTGKPKGVLHTTGGYMVYAATTFEAVFNYTPDQTYWCAADVGWITGHSYMIYGPLANAATSVIFEGAPTYPKADRLWQIVDKHQVNILYTAPTLIRALMRDGDQYLNTTSRSSLRLLGSVGEPINPEAWYWYYDKVGRQQCPIVDTWWQTETGGIMITPLPGATDLKPGSASQPFFGCEPVIFNDKGEEVPGAGEGHLFIKQSWPGQMRTVYEDHSRFEDTYFSQKPGYFYTGDECRRDEDGYLWIAGRADDVINVSGHRLGTAEIESALVGHDAVAEAAVVGFKHPIKGQGIYAFVTPYPGLTLDEALKNSLKDTVKAEIGSLAKPDLIQFADALPKTRSGKIMRRILRKIANNEFSDLGDISTLADPQVVNRLVEGRQIFDS, translated from the coding sequence ATGACACACGATCGCCCTTCTCACTTCCCCGTACCGAAATCATGGCAATCCACTGCATTGGTCACTGAAACCGCCTACCGATCGCTGTACCAAAAATCCCTAGCATCACCCGATTCATTTTGGGCCGAGCAGGCTCAACGCATTGACTGGATAAAGCCCTGGAGCAGGGTCAGCCAATGGTCATTTGACAAGCCCGTGAACGTGCAGTGGTTTTTAGATGCCAAGCTCAATGCCAGCGTCAACTGTGTGGATCGACACCTGGCCCAGCACAGCGAGCGCATAGCCTATATTTGGGAACCTGAAAATCCAGAAAAGGCCTCCCAACAGATCACCTTCAAACAGCTCTCCGAAAGGGTTAATCAAACGGCCAATGCCTTACGAGAACTCGGCGTCAAAAAGGGAGACCGCGTCACTCTTTATATGCCCATGATCCCTGAAACCTTCTACACGCTTCTGGCCTGCGCCCGCATTGGCGCGGTTCATTCGGTGGTCTTTGCGGGGTTCTCACCTGAGGCCTTGGCTGGCCGAATCAACAACTGCCAAAGTGATTTTGTCGTGACCGCTGACCACGGATATCGGGCTGGTCAACTCCTCCCGCTCAAAGAAAATGTGGATCTTGCTTTAAAAAATTGCCCGCAGGTGCGGCATGTTTTGGTGGTGAAACGCTCAAACCAAGATGTGTCTTTTACTGACAAAAAAGACCAGTGGTACCACGAAGTTGTGGCCAGGCAAACCACCCACTGCCCACCAGAGCCCATGGATGCAGAGGATCCGCTATTTATATTGTACACCTCTGGCTCCACCGGAAAACCCAAAGGCGTGCTTCACACCACAGGGGGATATATGGTGTATGCAGCCACCACCTTTGAAGCCGTTTTCAACTACACTCCGGATCAAACCTACTGGTGTGCTGCAGATGTGGGTTGGATCACTGGACACAGCTATATGATTTATGGCCCGCTTGCCAATGCCGCCACCTCAGTGATTTTTGAAGGAGCCCCCACCTACCCGAAAGCCGACCGGCTTTGGCAAATTGTCGACAAACACCAAGTGAATATTCTGTACACGGCCCCCACACTGATTAGAGCGCTTATGCGAGACGGCGACCAATATCTTAACACCACCTCCCGCTCGAGCTTGCGCCTTTTGGGGTCGGTGGGTGAACCGATCAATCCCGAGGCCTGGTATTGGTACTACGACAAAGTGGGCCGCCAACAGTGCCCCATCGTGGACACCTGGTGGCAGACAGAAACCGGCGGAATCATGATCACCCCATTGCCCGGAGCCACCGATTTAAAACCGGGTTCAGCCAGCCAACCCTTTTTCGGCTGCGAACCGGTGATATTCAATGACAAAGGCGAAGAAGTGCCTGGGGCCGGCGAAGGTCATTTATTTATTAAACAGTCCTGGCCGGGACAAATGCGAACGGTCTATGAAGATCACTCTCGCTTTGAAGACACTTATTTTTCGCAAAAACCCGGCTACTTCTACACGGGAGATGAATGCCGAAGGGATGAAGACGGCTACCTTTGGATTGCTGGCCGAGCCGATGATGTGATCAATGTGTCAGGACACCGCTTGGGCACGGCTGAAATTGAAAGTGCCTTAGTAGGACACGATGCTGTGGCAGAGGCGGCTGTTGTGGGGTTTAAGCATCCTATTAAAGGCCAAGGCATTTACGCATTTGTCACACCTTACCCCGGCCTCACTTTAGATGAGGCGCTGAAGAACTCACTTAAAGATACGGTCAAAGCTGAAATTGGGTCTCTGGCAAAGCCAGATCTGATTCAGTTTGCCGATGCGCTACCTAAAACTCGGAGCGGAAAAATCATGCGACGCATTTTGCGAAAAATTGCGAACAATGAGTTCAGTGACTTAGGTGACATTTCTACGCTAGCTGATCCGCAGGTGGTCAACCGGCTGGTGGAGGGTCGCCAAATCTTTGACTCCTAA
- a CDS encoding HD domain-containing protein, with amino-acid sequence MSSVEIPSWAKDVAHSILQAVLVKDPFTFHHCLRVGRAARKMGHIMGLPESQKTVLEYTGLFHDIGKVAISNDILLKPGRLTNEEYDVMKSHAEKSVEILRPLTNHPFFRFLIPGVRYHHEKFDGSGYPFNLKGEQIPIHARVVAVVDTVDAMMNTRPYRQALTWDHVKKELVDFSGKQFDGNLVQLYLASMPTWGHVEEEARDEAIVSHIIKKAA; translated from the coding sequence ATGTCTTCAGTAGAAATTCCGAGTTGGGCAAAAGATGTAGCCCACTCTATCTTGCAGGCTGTGTTAGTGAAAGATCCTTTCACCTTTCATCATTGTTTGCGAGTGGGGCGTGCCGCCAGAAAAATGGGCCATATTATGGGTCTGCCAGAAAGTCAGAAGACTGTATTGGAGTATACAGGGTTGTTTCATGATATTGGCAAGGTGGCGATTTCTAATGATATTCTTTTAAAGCCAGGTCGTCTTACAAACGAAGAGTACGACGTGATGAAATCTCATGCTGAAAAAAGCGTAGAGATACTTCGCCCATTGACTAATCATCCCTTTTTTCGATTTCTAATTCCTGGAGTTCGCTATCATCACGAAAAATTTGATGGCTCAGGGTACCCATTTAACTTAAAAGGCGAGCAAATTCCGATCCACGCTCGGGTTGTGGCTGTGGTTGATACGGTAGATGCTATGATGAACACAAGACCATATAGGCAAGCCCTTACCTGGGATCATGTGAAAAAAGAGCTGGTGGATTTTTCTGGCAAACAGTTTGATGGCAATCTAGTGCAACTGTACTTGGCCTCTATGCCCACATGGGGACATGTGGAAGAAGAAGCCCGCGACGAAGCCATTGTTAGTCACATTATCAAAAAAGCCGCTTAA